In the Arachis ipaensis cultivar K30076 chromosome B10, Araip1.1, whole genome shotgun sequence genome, one interval contains:
- the LOC107619909 gene encoding ABC transporter B family member 9-like has protein sequence MKTEEASSSSATPNGDGGRRRKKNKANQKVPFYKLFSFADRLDVILMIVGTLSAIGNGMSQPLMTLIFGKLINTFGSGDPSHIVKEVSKVAILFVYLAIWSGITSFLQVSCWMVTGERQAARIRGLYLKTILKQDIAFFDTETTTGEVIGRMSGDTILIQDAMGEKVGKFIQLGSTFVGGFVIAFIKGWRLAVVLLACIPCVVVAGGTMAMMMAKMASRGQIAYAEAGNVVEQTVGAIRTVASFTGEKKAIEKYNIKLKVAYTTMVQQGMASGIGLGALLFIIFSTYGLAMWYGSKLIIERGYNGGTVINVIIALMTGGMSLGQTSPCVNAFAAGRAAAFKMFETIERKPKIDAYDTNGVVLEDIKGDIELKDVYFRYPARPDVQIFAGFSLCVPNGTTAALVGQSGSGKSTVISLLERFYDPDAGEVLIDGVNLKDFQLRWIREQIGLVSQEPTLFTASIKDNIAYGKEGATDEEIMTAITLANAKKFIDKLPQGIDTMAGEHGTQLSGGQKQRIAIARAILKNPKILLLDEATSALDAESERVVQEALEKAMSNRTTVVVAHRLTTIRNADTIAVVQQGKIVEQGSHDELIKDPEGPYSQLIRLQEGQKNEDEDSRIFEADLDRASFHKPSNLRSLSRGSSGSRRSHSNNIVAPLTSQSSVQEIGDGDVETGERSDKKRKSVSMKRLAYLNKPELPVLLLGGIAAAVHGVIFPIFGLLLSSAIKMFFEPPHQLRKDSRFWSLLYVGLGLLTLMAIPVQNYFFGIAGGKLIERIRSLTFQKVVHQEISWFDHPENASGAIGARLSTDASTVRSLVGDTLALIVQNISTIIAGLVIAFTANWILAFVVLAVSPCVLIQGFLQMKFLRGFSADAKLMYEEASQVANDAVGSIRTVASFCAEPKVMDMYRKKCIGPEKQGVRLGLVSGAGFGFSFVALYCTNAFCFYIGSVLVQHGEATFSEVFRVFFCLTMTAIGVSQTSALAPDTNKAKDSAASIFEILDSKPMIDSSSNEGMTLDNVVGAIELQNVSFSYPTRPDIQIFKDLCLSIPAGKTVALVGESGSGKSTVISLLERFYNPDSGQILLDEVDITKFRISWLRQQMGLVGQEPILFNESIRDNIAYGKEGCATEEEIIAAAEAANAHNFISSLPKGYDTTVGERGTQLSGGQKQRIAIARAMLKQPKILLLDEATSALDAESERVVQEALDRVSVDRTTVVVAHRLSTIKGADIIAVVKNGVIAEKGRHDSLMKIEGGTYASLVALHMSAS, from the exons ATGAAAACTGAAGAAGCATCGTCTTCTTCTGCAACACCGAACGGCGATGGAGGACGAAGACGGAAGAAGAACAAAGCGAACCAGAAGGTTCCATTCTACAAGCTTTTCTCTTTCGCGGATCGCCTCGACGTTATATTGATGATTGTTGGAACACTCTCTGCAATCGGCAATGGCATGTCTCAGCCTCTAATGACTCTTATCTTCGGCAAGCTTATCAACACTTTCGGTTCCGGTGATCCATCTCATATCGTCAAGGAAGTTTCAAAG GTTGCAATACTGTTTGTTTACCTGGCTATTTGGTCTGGAATTACATCGTTTCTTC aggtatcttgtTGGATGGTGACAGGAGAAAGACAAGCAGCTAGGATCCGTGGTTTGTACTTGAAAACTATATTGAAGCAAGACATTGCCTTCTTTGACACTGAAACAACAACCGGAGAGGTCATTGGTAGAATGTCTGGCGACACTATTCTCATTCAAGATGCCATGGGAGAAAAG GTTGGGAAGTTTATTCAACTTGGTTCAACCTTTGTTGGTGGCTTTGTGATTGCCTTCATAAAAGGATGGAGGCTCGCTGTAGTTCTTCTTGCATGTATACCATGTGTGGTGGTTGCTGGTGGAACTATGGCCATGATGATGGCTAAAATGGCTAGCCGAGGACAGATTGCGTATGCAGAAGCAGGGAATGTTGTTGAACAAACAGTTGGAGCCATTAGAACT GTTGCATCTTTTACTGGGGAGAAGAAAGCAATAGAAAAGTACAATATTAAGTTAAAAGTCGCATATACTACAATGGTTCAACAAGGAATGGCATCAGGTATAGGACTTGGAGCACTTCTGTTCATTATCTTCAGCACCTATGGGCTTGCCATGTGGTATGGTTCCAAGCTCATCATCGAGAGGGGATACAATGGTGGAACAGTAATCAATGTAATCATTGCTCTTATGACCGGTGGAAT GTCACTTGGTCAGACATCTCCTTGCGTAAATGCATTTGCAGCAGGCAGAGCAGCAGCATTTAAGATGTTTGAGACAATAGAAAGGAAACCAAAAATTGATGCATATGACACAAACGGTGTTGTCTTGGAAGACATTAAGGGAGATATTGAACTCAAAGATGTTTACTTCAGATATCCTGCTAGGCCAGATGTGCAGATCTTTGCTGGATTCTCATTATGTGTTCCAAATGGCACAACTGCTGCTTTGGTTGGTCAAAGTGGCAGTGGCAAATCAACTGTGATAAGCTTATTGGAAAGATTCTATGATCCTGATGCTGGAGAAGTACTCATAGATGGGGTCAACTTAAAGGATTTCCAACTTAGATGGATAAGAGAACAAATTGGTTTGGTTAGTCAAGAACCTACTCTTTTTACAGCTAGTATCAAAGACAACATTGCTTATGGAAAAGAAGGTGCAACTGACGAGGAAATAATGACAGCAATAACACTTGCCAATGCCAAAAAATTCATTGACAAGTTGCCGCAG GGAATTGACACAATGGCAGGGGAGCATGGCACGCAACTTTCTGGTGGCCAAAAGCAAAGAATTGCCATAGCAAGGGCAATTTTGAAGAATCCTAAAATTCTGCTTTTGGATGAAGCCACAAGTGCATTGGATGCTGAATCTGAACGTGTTGTTCAAGAAGCCTTAGAGAAAGCCATGTCAAATAGGACTACCGTAGTTGTTGCACATCGTTTAACAACTATTAGGAATGCTGACACTATTGCAGTGGTTCAACAGGGGAAAATCGTAGAACAAG GGTCTCATGATGAGTTAATCAAGGACCCTGAGGGTCCTTATTCTCAGCTTATTCGCTTACAAGAAGGACAAAAAAATGAGGATGAAGATAGCAGAATTTTTGAAGCAGATTTAGATAGAGCTTCCTTCCACAAACCATCGAATTTGAGATCATTAAGCCGAGGTTCATCAGGGAGCAGGCGTTCTCATTCAAATAACATTGTTGCCCCTTTAACTTCACAAAGTTCAGTACAAGAAATAGGTGATGGCGACGTTGAAACTGGTGAACGAAGTGATAAGAAGCGCAAAAGCGTTTCAATGAAACGTTTGGCCTATTTGAACAAGCCTGAACTTCCTGTGTTACTGCTTGGAGGCATCGCTGCAGCAGTGCATGGAGTTATATTCCCCATATTTGGCCTATTGCTTTCATCAGCCATCAAAATGTTCTTTGAGCCTCCACATCAGCTAAGGAAGGATTCTAGGTTCTGGTCACTTTTGTATGTTGGTTTGGGTTTGCTCACTCTCATGGCTATACCAGTGCAGAATTACTTCTTTGGGATTGCTGGTGGAAAACTCATTGAAAGGATTCGCTCGTTGACATTCCAGAAGGTTGTGCACCAAGAAATCAGTTGGTTTGATCATCCTGAAAACGCAAG TGGTGCAATCGGCGCAAGGCTATCTACTGATGCTTCAACAGTGAGGAGTCTTGTCGGTGACACATTGGCCCTCATTGTGCAAAACATATCCACAATCATAGCAGGCCTAGTTATAGCTTTCACTGCTAATTGGATTCTAGCTTTTGTAGTCCTGGCTGTGTCACCATGTGTTCTCATCCAAGGATTCCTTCAGATGAAATTTCTAAGAGGGTTCAGTGCTGATGCCAAG TTGATGTATGAAGAGGCAAGTCAAGTGGCAAATGATGCTGTTGGTAGCATTAGAACCGTTGCATCGTTTTGTGCAGAACCAAAGGTGATGGATATGTATAGGAAGAAGTGTATAGGACCAGAAAAACAAGGTGTAAGGTTGGGGCTTGTTAGCGGAGCAGGATTTGGTTTCTCATTTGTTGCTCTATACTGCACAAATGCCTTTTGTTTCTACATAGGATCTGTTCTTGTGCAGCATGGGGAAGCAACATTTTCAGAGGTTTTCAGG GTTTTCTTTTGCCTCACAATGACAGCAATCGGCGTTTCCCAGACTAGTGCCTTGGCACCAGACACAAATAAGGCCAAGGATTCCGCAGCTTCAATATTTGAAATCCTTGATAGCAAACCAATGATTGACTCCAGCAGCAATGAGGGAATGACACTAGACAATGTTGTTGGTGCCATTGAACTTCAAAATGTCAGCTTTAGTTACCCAACAAGGCCTGACATCCAAATTTTCAAAGATTTATGTCTAAGCATCCCTGCTGGGAAG ACTGTTGCATTGGTTGGAGAAAGTGGAAGTGGAAAATCAACAGTGATCAGCCTCTTAGAAAGATTCTACAACCCTGATTCCGGACAGATACTCCTTGATGAAGTGGACATCACTAAGTTCAGAATAAGCTGGTTGAGGCAACAAATGGGTTTGGTTGGTCAAGAGCCAATTCTCTTCAATGAAAGCATCCGTGACAACATAGCATATGGCAAAGAAGGATGTGCCACTGAGGAAGAGATCATTGCAGCAGCAGAAGCAGCCAATGCACACAATTTTATAAGCTCTCTTCCGAAAGGATATGACACTACTGTTGGTGAAAGAGGGACACAACTCTCTGGTGGACAGAAGCAGCGTATTGCCATTGCAAGAGCCATGCTTAAACAGCCTAAGATACTATTGCTCGATGAAGCAACAAGTGCACTTGATGCTGAATCAGAGCGTGTGGTTCAAGAGGCTCTAGATAGAGTGAGTGTGGACAGAACTACTGTGGTGGTAGCTCATAGGCTTTCAACAATCAAAGGTGCTGATATCATTGCTGTAGTGAAGAATGGAGTGATTGCTGAGAAGGGAAGACATGATTCTTTGATGAAGATTGAGGGTGGCACTTATGCTTCCTTGGTAGCTCTACATATGAGTGCATCCTAA
- the LOC107623880 gene encoding PITH domain-containing protein 1 isoform X2 has translation MACLHDHSCEDHDCSTDWSLYKHIDLSKVSALNEARPGSVKSVFKAWEERLNSSGEHLESNEGDPELLVFIPFINRDGIDFSDAQSMQAIQEWDLAENMQGVLEYQTRYSKFQSVGNITLHFPDNFGADTSKIHYIGLKGEATQLKRDVVATIVYEVMPNPSDHKTRAESGGGFSHVE, from the exons ATGGCGTGCTTACATGATCACAGTTGCGAAGACCACGATTGTTCCACCGATTGGTCGCTATACAAGCACATCGACCTCTCCAAG GTATCTGCTTTGAATGAGGCAAGACCAGGAAGTGTTAAGTCAGTTTTTAAAGCTTGGGAGGAGCGTCTGAATTCTTCTGGG GAACACTTGGAAAGCAACGAGGGTGATCCTGAGTTACTTGTTTTCATTCC GTTTATCAATCGGGATGGAATTGACTTTTCAGATGCACAAAGCATGCAAGCCATTCAG GAATGGGATTTGGCTGAGAATATGCAAGGAGTATTGGAATACCAGACAAG ATATTCAAAATTTCAAAGTGTGGGAAATATTACGCTGCACTTTCCTGACAATTTTGGAGCCGATACAAGCAAAATCCACTATATTGGCCTTAAAGGCGAAGCCACTCAG TTAAAAAGGGATGTGGTTGCAACTATTGTTTATGAGGTTATGCCAAATCCTTCTGATCACAA GACGCGTGCTGAAAGTGGTGGCGGTTTTTCGCATGTCGAATAA
- the LOC107623880 gene encoding PITH domain-containing protein 1 isoform X1 produces the protein MACLHDHSCEDHDCSTDWSLYKHIDLSKVSALNEARPGSVKSVFKAWEERLNSSGEHLESNEGDPELLVFIPFTSDVKIKSISIVGGADGTSPTKMRAFINRDGIDFSDAQSMQAIQEWDLAENMQGVLEYQTRYSKFQSVGNITLHFPDNFGADTSKIHYIGLKGEATQLKRDVVATIVYEVMPNPSDHKTRAESGGGFSHVE, from the exons ATGGCGTGCTTACATGATCACAGTTGCGAAGACCACGATTGTTCCACCGATTGGTCGCTATACAAGCACATCGACCTCTCCAAG GTATCTGCTTTGAATGAGGCAAGACCAGGAAGTGTTAAGTCAGTTTTTAAAGCTTGGGAGGAGCGTCTGAATTCTTCTGGG GAACACTTGGAAAGCAACGAGGGTGATCCTGAGTTACTTGTTTTCATTCC ATTTACTTCAGATGTCAAAATTAAAAGCATATCCATAGTAGGCGGAGCTGATGGGACAAGTCCTACTAAAATGAGAGC GTTTATCAATCGGGATGGAATTGACTTTTCAGATGCACAAAGCATGCAAGCCATTCAG GAATGGGATTTGGCTGAGAATATGCAAGGAGTATTGGAATACCAGACAAG ATATTCAAAATTTCAAAGTGTGGGAAATATTACGCTGCACTTTCCTGACAATTTTGGAGCCGATACAAGCAAAATCCACTATATTGGCCTTAAAGGCGAAGCCACTCAG TTAAAAAGGGATGTGGTTGCAACTATTGTTTATGAGGTTATGCCAAATCCTTCTGATCACAA GACGCGTGCTGAAAGTGGTGGCGGTTTTTCGCATGTCGAATAA
- the LOC107623162 gene encoding serine hydroxymethyltransferase 3, chloroplastic isoform X2: MQATTGVAMMGSLQQQPVWTKGMTFPNKGLGNNGCLAQTKFYSLKPCKASHVEGTVLTGTPSSLSVSVPEIGGDGSKFVDYGLSEADHEVRAIIDKEKDRQFKSLELIASENFTSRAVMEAVGSCLTNKYSEGLPGKRYYGGNEYIDELEILCQERALTAFHVDREKWGVNVQPLSGSPANFAVYTAILKPHDRIMGLDLPHGGHLSHGFMTPKRRVSGTSIYFESMPYRLDESTGLIDYDMLEKTANLFRPKLIIAGASAYPRDIDYPRFRKIADEVGAFLMMDMAHISGLVAASVLASPFEFCDIVTTTTHKSLRGPRGGMIFFKKDPVHGVDLESAINNAVFPGLQGGPHNHTIGGLAVCLKHAQSQEFKNYQNQVVSNCRALANRLIEHGYKLVSGGSDNHLVLVDLRPSGIDGARVEKILDMASITLNKNSVPGDKSALVPGGIRIGSPAMTTRGLSEKEFTLIADLIHEGVQISLEAKKLVSGTKLQDFMKFVTSAEFPLGEKVSELRGRVEALTTKYPIPGV, from the exons ATGCAAGCCACTACTGGAGTTGCAATGATGGGTTCTTTGCAACAACAGCCTGTTTGGACCAAGGGGATGACTTTCCCTAATAAAGGGCTCGGCAATAATGGATGTTTAGCTCAGACGAAGTTCTATAGTTTGAAGCCATGCAAAGCATCTCATGTTGAAGGAACTGTACTTACTGGAACTCCATCATCTTTGTCCGTCTCTGTGCCTGAAATTGGAG GTGATGGAAGCAAGTTTGTGGATTATGGCTTGAGTGAAGCCGATCATGAGGTTCGTGCAATTATTGATAAGGAAAAGGACCGACAATTTAAAAGTTTAGAGCTTATTGCCTCGGAGAATTTTACTTCTAGAGCAGTGATGGAAGCAGTTGGTTCATGTCTCACTAACAAGTACTCCGAAGGACTACCGGGTAAAAG GTATTATGGTGGTAATGAGTACATTGACGAGCTTGAAATCCTATGTCAAGAAAGGGCTTTGACAGCATTTCATGTAGATAGAGAGAAATGGGGTGTAAATGTTCAACCGTTGTCTGGTTCCCCTGCTAATTTTGCAGTATATACTGCAATTCTTAAACCACATGATAGAATAATG GGTTTGGACTTGCCTCATGGGGGGCATTTATCACATGGATTTATGACACCCAAGAGACGTGTATCAGGAACATCCATTTATTTTGAATCTATGCCTTATCGACTTGATGAATCAACAG GTCTTATTGATTATGATATGCTGGAGAAAACTGCAAACCTTTTCCGGCCAAAACTCATAATTGCCGGTGCCAGTGCTTATCCTCGAGACATTGACTATCCTCGCTTCAGAAAA ATTGCAGATGAAGTAGGTGCTTTTCTTATGATGGATATGGCTCACATAAGTGGGCTTGTTGCTGCATCTGTGCTTGCTAGTCCCTTCGAGTTTTGTGATATTGTGACCACCACAACCCACAAG TCCTTGAGAGGTCCAAGAGGTGGTATGATATTCTTCAAGAAAGATCCTGTGCATGGAGTCGATCTGGAGTCTGCCATAAACAATGCTGTTTTTCCTGGTCTTCAG GGTGGTCCTCATAACCACACAATTGGAGGACTAGCAGTTTGCTTGAAGCATGCTCAATCTCAGGAATTTAAAAATTACCAAAACCAG GTGGTCTCTAACTGTAGAGCTCTTGCAAACCGGTTAATTGAGCACGGGTATAAACTGGTCTCTGGTGGTAGTGATAATCACCTGGTTCTTGTTGATCTGAGGCCATCT GGTATCGATGGCGCACGAGTTGAGAAAATTCTTGATATGGCTTCCATAACCCTTAACAAGAATTCAGTGCCCG GCGATAAGAGCGCCCTAGTTCCCGGAGGCATTCGCATTGGATCGCCGGCAATGACAACAAGAGGACTCAGCGAGAAAGAGTTCACATTGATAGCTGACTTAATTCATGAGGGTGTCCAGATAAGTCTTGAAGCCAAGAAGTTGGTGTCAGGGACAAAGCTGCAAGATTTTATGAAGTTTGTAACATCTGCTGAGTTTCCTTTGGGAGAAAAGGTTTCAGAGTTGCGTGGTAGAGTTGAAGCTCTTACTACTAAGTATCCAATCCCAGGGGTCTAA
- the LOC107623162 gene encoding serine hydroxymethyltransferase 3, chloroplastic isoform X1, which yields MQATTGVAMMGSLQQQPVWTKGMTFPNKGLGNNGCLAQTKFYSLKPCKASHVEGTVLTGTPSSLSVSVPEIGGDGSKFVDYGLSEADHEVRAIIDKEKDRQFKSLELIASENFTSRAVMEAVGSCLTNKYSEGLPGKRYYGGNEYIDELEILCQERALTAFHVDREKWGVNVQPLSGSPANFAVYTAILKPHDRIMGLDLPHGGHLSHGFMTPKRRVSGTSIYFESMPYRLDESTGLIDYDMLEKTANLFRPKLIIAGASAYPRDIDYPRFRKIADEVGAFLMMDMAHISGLVAASVLASPFEFCDIVTTTTHKSLRGPRGGMIFFKKDPVHGVDLESAINNAVFPGLQGGPHNHTIGGLAVCLKHAQSQEFKNYQNQVQYFSSLIRIDARRFLMIAHVCTIVQVVSNCRALANRLIEHGYKLVSGGSDNHLVLVDLRPSGIDGARVEKILDMASITLNKNSVPGDKSALVPGGIRIGSPAMTTRGLSEKEFTLIADLIHEGVQISLEAKKLVSGTKLQDFMKFVTSAEFPLGEKVSELRGRVEALTTKYPIPGV from the exons ATGCAAGCCACTACTGGAGTTGCAATGATGGGTTCTTTGCAACAACAGCCTGTTTGGACCAAGGGGATGACTTTCCCTAATAAAGGGCTCGGCAATAATGGATGTTTAGCTCAGACGAAGTTCTATAGTTTGAAGCCATGCAAAGCATCTCATGTTGAAGGAACTGTACTTACTGGAACTCCATCATCTTTGTCCGTCTCTGTGCCTGAAATTGGAG GTGATGGAAGCAAGTTTGTGGATTATGGCTTGAGTGAAGCCGATCATGAGGTTCGTGCAATTATTGATAAGGAAAAGGACCGACAATTTAAAAGTTTAGAGCTTATTGCCTCGGAGAATTTTACTTCTAGAGCAGTGATGGAAGCAGTTGGTTCATGTCTCACTAACAAGTACTCCGAAGGACTACCGGGTAAAAG GTATTATGGTGGTAATGAGTACATTGACGAGCTTGAAATCCTATGTCAAGAAAGGGCTTTGACAGCATTTCATGTAGATAGAGAGAAATGGGGTGTAAATGTTCAACCGTTGTCTGGTTCCCCTGCTAATTTTGCAGTATATACTGCAATTCTTAAACCACATGATAGAATAATG GGTTTGGACTTGCCTCATGGGGGGCATTTATCACATGGATTTATGACACCCAAGAGACGTGTATCAGGAACATCCATTTATTTTGAATCTATGCCTTATCGACTTGATGAATCAACAG GTCTTATTGATTATGATATGCTGGAGAAAACTGCAAACCTTTTCCGGCCAAAACTCATAATTGCCGGTGCCAGTGCTTATCCTCGAGACATTGACTATCCTCGCTTCAGAAAA ATTGCAGATGAAGTAGGTGCTTTTCTTATGATGGATATGGCTCACATAAGTGGGCTTGTTGCTGCATCTGTGCTTGCTAGTCCCTTCGAGTTTTGTGATATTGTGACCACCACAACCCACAAG TCCTTGAGAGGTCCAAGAGGTGGTATGATATTCTTCAAGAAAGATCCTGTGCATGGAGTCGATCTGGAGTCTGCCATAAACAATGCTGTTTTTCCTGGTCTTCAG GGTGGTCCTCATAACCACACAATTGGAGGACTAGCAGTTTGCTTGAAGCATGCTCAATCTCAGGAATTTAAAAATTACCAAAACCAGGTACAATACTTTTCATCATTAATTAGAATCGATGCAAGGCGCTTCCTAATGATTGCACATGTATGCACCATTGTGCAGGTGGTCTCTAACTGTAGAGCTCTTGCAAACCGGTTAATTGAGCACGGGTATAAACTGGTCTCTGGTGGTAGTGATAATCACCTGGTTCTTGTTGATCTGAGGCCATCT GGTATCGATGGCGCACGAGTTGAGAAAATTCTTGATATGGCTTCCATAACCCTTAACAAGAATTCAGTGCCCG GCGATAAGAGCGCCCTAGTTCCCGGAGGCATTCGCATTGGATCGCCGGCAATGACAACAAGAGGACTCAGCGAGAAAGAGTTCACATTGATAGCTGACTTAATTCATGAGGGTGTCCAGATAAGTCTTGAAGCCAAGAAGTTGGTGTCAGGGACAAAGCTGCAAGATTTTATGAAGTTTGTAACATCTGCTGAGTTTCCTTTGGGAGAAAAGGTTTCAGAGTTGCGTGGTAGAGTTGAAGCTCTTACTACTAAGTATCCAATCCCAGGGGTCTAA